One segment of Platichthys flesus chromosome 15, fPlaFle2.1, whole genome shotgun sequence DNA contains the following:
- the guca1d gene encoding guanylate cyclase activator 1d encodes MGNHGSNLEDILAEDMHHWYNKFMRESPSGLITLFELKAILDLKGMNENASSYVDQVFFTFDMDGDGYIDFVEYIAAVSLMLKGEINQKLKWYFKLFDQDGNGKIDKDELETIFSAIQDITRNRDIGPEEIVSIIFEKIDVNGEGELTLEEFIEGARDHEDIMDMLKNLMDLTPVLLIIVEGRAG; translated from the exons ATGGGGAACCACGGCTCGAACCTGGAAGACATCCTGGCGGAGGACATGCACCACTGGTACAACAAGTTCATGAGAGAGTCTCCGTCAGGACTCATCACGCTGTTCGAGCTGAAGGCCATTCTGGACCTGAAGGGAATGAACGAGAACGCCAGCAGCTACGTGGACCAGGTGTTCTTCACCTTCGACATGGACGGg GACGGTTACATCGACTTTGTTGAATATATCGCGGCCGTCAGTCTGATGCTGAAAGGAGAAATCAACCAGAAACTGAAGTGGTACTTCAAACTGTTTGACCAGGACGGCAACGGGAAGATCGACAAGGACGAACTGGAGACCATCTTCTCG gccatccaggacaTCACACGGAACAGAGACATCGGCCCAGAAGAGATCGTCTCGATCATATTTGAGAAGATTGACGTGAACGGAGAAG GTGAGTTGACGCTTGAGGAGTTCATCGAAGGAGCCAGAGACCACGAGGACATAATGGACATGCTGAAGAACCTAATGGACCTGACCCCAGTTTTACTCATCATCGTGGAGGGGCGGGCGGGTTGA
- the LOC133969811 gene encoding putative per-hexamer repeat protein 5, with amino-acid sequence MTRGTGSGPGGRGRDQGDGVGTRGTGSGPGGRGRDEGDGVGTRGTGSGPGGRGRTRGTGSGPGGRGRDQGDGVGTRVTGSGPGGRGRDQGDGVGTRGTGSGRGGRGRDQGDGVGTRVTGSGPGGRGRDQGDGVGTRGTGSGRGGRGRDQGDGVGTRVTGSGPGGRGRDQGDGVGTRERVN; translated from the coding sequence ATGACCAGGGGGACGGGGTCGGGACCAGGGGGACGGGGTCGGGACCAGGGGGACGGGGTCGGGACCAGGGGGACGGGGTCGGGACCAGGGGGGCGGGGTCGGGACGAGGGGGACGGGGTCGGGACCAGGGGGACGGGGTCGGGACCAGGGGGGCGGGGTCGGACCAGGGGGACGGGGTCGGGACCAGGGGGACGGGGTCGGGACCAGGGGGACGGGGTCGGGACGAGGGTGACGGGGTCGGGACCAGGGGGACGGGGTCGGGACCAGGGGGACGGGGTCGGGACCAGGGGGACGGGGTCGGGACGAGGGGGACGGGGTCGGGACCAGGGGGACGGGGTCGGGACGAGGGTGACGGGGTCGGGACCAGGGGGACGGGGTCGGGACCAGGGGGACGGGGTCGGGACCAGGGGGACGGGGTCGGGACGAGGGGGACGGGGTCGGGACCAGGGGGACGGGGTCGGGACGAGGGTGACGGGGTCGGGACCAGGGGGACGGGGTCGGGACCAGGGGGACGGGGTCGGGACCAGGGAGCGTGTGAACTGA
- the alg8 gene encoding probable dolichyl pyrophosphate Glc1Man9GlcNAc2 alpha-1,3-glucosyltransferase, protein MAAAECVSGRWFPALVFGVSLLKSVFITSYHSTDFEVHRNWLAITHSLPVSRWYHENSSVWTLDYPPLFAWFEFGLSQVAQHFDRDMLQVENLNYASSSTVLFQRLSVIFTDLVFAFGARECCRCVQEQKGSRDVLSRPSFVLAVLLLFNFGLLILDHVHFQYNGFLFGFLLLSLSKHLQSQHLQGALLFSILLNLKHIYLYVAPAYGIFLLRSYCFTEDNKDGSVRWTSFSLRRLIGLGTIVASVCALSFGPFIMMGQLPQVLSRLFPFKRGLCHAYWAPNVWALYNVLDKSLATLGVGLKLLDETQLPRASMTGGLVQEVQHSVLPSVSPSVTLVCTLLSILPAVASIWWRPRGARGFLRCLLLCALGSFLFGWHVHEKAVLIAILPLSILAVESREDAGIFLVLTTTGHYSLFPLLFTPAELPIKVLLMLIFTIYSFTALRKLHSGSVLRPLEVVFLLGLVAVAIVCEVLFPLSPWQQKLPFLPLLVTSVYCSLGVCYSFLRLYVSLLSREKSKQL, encoded by the exons ATGGCGGCGGCGGAGTGTGTCAGCGGCCGCTGGTTTCCTGCTTTAGTGTTTGGAGTTTCTCTGTTGAAGAGTGTGTTCATCACTTCATa tcactcCACAGACTTTGAGGTGCACAGGAACTGGCTGGCGATCACACACAGCCTGCCGGTGTCCAGGTGGTACCATGAG AACTCGTCCGTGTGGACCCTGGACTACCCCCCCCTGTTCGCCTGGTTCGAGTTCGGCCTGTCCCAGGTGGCGCAGCACTTTGACAGAGAcatgctgcaggtggagaatcTGAACTACGCCAGCTCGTCCACGGTTCTCTTTCAGAGGCTGTCCGTCATCTTCACAGACCTGGTTTTTGCTTTCGGTGCCAGAGA GTGCTGCAGGTGCGTTCAGGAGCAGAAAGGCTCTCGGGACGTCCTGAGCCGTCCGTCCTTCGTCCTCGCCGTCCTGCTGCTCTTCAACTTCGGCCTCCTCATCCTCGACC ACGTTCACTTCCAGTATAAcggcttcctgtttggtttcCTGCTGCTGTCGCTGTCCAAACACCTGCAG TCTCAGCACCTACAGGGGGCGCTACTTTTCTCCATCCTGCTCAACCTGAAGCACATCTACCTGTATGTGGCTCCAGCCTACGGCATCTTCCTGCTGAGGAGTTACTGCTTCACTGAGGACAACAAag acGGTTCTGTGAGGTGGACGAGCTTCAGCCTGCGGCGTCTGATTGGTCTGGGAACCATCGTGGCGAGCGTCTGCGCTCTGTCCTTCGGTCCCTTTATTATGATG GGTCAGCTGCCGCAGGTCCTGTCTCGTCTCTTCCCCTTCAAGCGGGGCCTCTGCCACGCCTACTGGGCCCCAAACGTCTGGGCCCTCTACAACGTGCTGGACAAGAGCCTGGCGACGCTCG GCGTCGGTCTGAAGCTGCTGGACGAGACGCAGCTTCCTCGAGCCTCCATGACGGGCGGCCTGGTTCAGGAGGTTCAACACTCGGTccttccctccgtctctccctccgtcACACTCGTCTGcactcttctctccatcctg CCGGCGGTAGCGTCCATCTGGTGGCGTCCTCGTGGCGCTCGAGGTTTTCTGCGCTGCCTGCTGCTCTGCGCTCTGGGCTCCTTCCTGTTCGGATGGCACGTCCACGAGAAGGCTGTCCTCATCGCCATCCTGCCTCTGAG CATCCTGGCggttgagagcagagaggatgCTGGGATCTTCCTGGTTCTGACGACCACAGGCCATTACTCGCTGTTCCCACTGCTCTTCACCCCCGCAG agCTGCCAATCAAAGTCCTTCTGATGCTGATTTTTACCATTTACTCTTTCACTGCGCTGAGGAAACtgcacag CGGCTCTGTGTTGCGCCCCCTGGAGGTTGTCTTCTTGCTCGGTCTGGTTGCCGTGGCAATCGTCTGCGAagtcctcttccctctgtcacCGTGGCAACAGAAGCTGCCCTtcctccccctgctggtgaCGTCGGTGTACTGCTCCCTGGGCGTCTGTTACTCCTTCCTGCGTCTGTACGTCAGTCTGCTGAGTCGGGAGAAGTCCAAACAGTTGTGA